Genomic segment of Juglans microcarpa x Juglans regia isolate MS1-56 chromosome 7S, Jm3101_v1.0, whole genome shotgun sequence:
CCAAGGAATTGACAAGCCAGATGCAATATCATTGATTGATTGATAATAAAGATGGTGCATTACATAACTGTTGTAACCCCTAAATATAGGAGGATAACACCCTAAGGACCTAAAGcctaaaaaaagtaattatgatccttttctaatttttcccTTAGTAATTACAGTTATTCTCCCCCCTCCTTTTCTCTGTGGTTCAATTTCAGCTGGAGAGAATAGTTGGAAGTGCTCCGGCAACAAGGATGTCCACTTCAGAGAAGAGTGTCTTCGTTTTCTGTTGAGAGACTTTTCTGGGCTTGTACAATAAGCACTGGAGAAGATAGACAAAACTTCTTTTATCTTATCAACGTTCACTGCCGCCATGAGATGACTTTTATTTAGCCAAGAAAGGAAACAATGGTGACGACTTGGAAGTTGAAATCAATTTTGCAGGTGGAGGATGGATGGAGGGATGTGTTCATCATTTTTGACAATGAGCACGTGAGATATAGGAATTCATTCCTTTGTCACTaggatctttttatttttattattatttttaactttttggctGTAGAtatgatatttttgtatataCTGTTTATCAATTAGTAGAAAATAATCCACTAGCTCCTAAACAACTTTTCGCATTTAAAGGGATTAAAGTGTCACTCCCTCGTCCCGAAAATCTTGCAAGTTAAAACCAAAGTATCAGGATCCAGGATTGGAATGCGAAATGAAATccttatgattttatttttatttatttttatatagttttccGACGACATGTTTTCCGTATGCGATTTTGTCAAATGTAATCTGCTAATATTCAACACTTGTGAGGAGGCTGGTAAAGACCTATGATCCGAATCGAAGCTGCCAGAGTTCCAAGCAATggctacttttttttattttttatttttgagtccAGCAATGGCTAGATTTGAATGGTGGAGATTTCCTCCTTTTCGTAACTTCTTACATTTTCtcgggtgaaaaaaaaaaaaaccaaacccaaGAAAATACAATTCTCCCAATATATATTCGGTGTTTTTACACTTTTGCTTACTGAACCATCAGATTTTCGGTTTggattcacaattcatctcaactcatctcattactatttattactattcatcaattttaactcacaaaatttactattattcacaactcatctcactactatttacaattcattttaactcatcttcgaatctaaacgaaattattatgaaaatttgataaataaacaCTTTTTATGATATTTCATTCGAGTACTGTGAGATGTAGTCATAGGTTGTGAAAACAtcgtgtattttattttttaaaaaagattgggattcactattaaaatatgaataattctattcatcatccttacactacataattttttatctttttttttttccgtagcAAGTatgtatatggatgatgagtaaaagaatttaattagtttaatagaaataaaattaaaaaaattaaaaaatatatggtgtgtggtgtaagatgATATGTGGCAAAGtccttagagcattggcattggcttcatcaaaagcctagccaaatgcaaaatttgataaaattataggactgcattagattagtcaaatatataaatgtgaaactttgagttacagtaaatggataggttttttcaaatttgaagggttactattcactcatcaaatctattttttattcacttttaatctctaaaagtcttttttattcacatttaatctccaaccgtcttgtaataataatgtaaaaatcaaattaaattattaattaacatatgattaatgtaattgtaaaatatgaaaaaaaataaaaatatttttattaaaaaaataatattatattattattttgataaatttaatagctaattcaatgtggagtggAGTTATGGctaagaaaattttagatttatagaaatcatgtacttttcatcaaattttaaagataactttgatgaagccaatgtcaATACTTAAAGATCAATATGAGatcaacatgaaaaaattaattttttaataatagattaattttttttttcaaaattagtgtTCTTGCACAACGTATAACTGtatctaaaattattaatatacacatttttatcaaaatttgatattgTGGAATTCactttatgaatttattttattcccATTCTAAATTTTAagtctatttattattattattattatttcaatatattaaataattaacttataaatagaatataataaataatttttaattattgaagattatataGTAAAATAGTAGAGGATGGTGATAAAAGAGggagccaaaaaaataaaaaaaaataaaggaaagaaataaaacacGTATTGTCGGCAATCACGTGAATAAGGTTGCAAAAGCAATCATCCAGCTATTATCCGGCACATGTTTGCAGATTTGTCTTCAACCGACACAACCTTCAGTGCCACACTttctttcattaaaataatataaaaaagaaaaggttaaaAGCTAAAAGATATTACTTATGATTACAGGTAGTTAGTTATATAggcttataattaattaaatatatttatcaaatattttaaagtacAATTATAAGTtgtaaagttaaataaaattgatgtttATAGGAAGTATTTCGTTGTTCTATTCTAAAAATACCTAATAATGTTTCATGAAAgtaatattaataaagtatacAACTTGAATATATAACTCAAATCTTgaatcataaattaatataaataagagtaatgttatatacagttgtGAAATACACAAGCGTTATacagtcatttaaaaaaataatatttactattaaaaaattaatttttttcatataagtcttgtatttatttatttttttaaaataattacacaatattTACGCAGTCAcgattgtaactatcatttttccaaTAAATAATAGGGTCTCGAAGTTCATAAGGAttataaatgaattgaattatttgtaaaaagaaacattttgaattttattatttaagttatataaATGATGTGctcaatttaataatataagaactctatattttattcataaaatggCTAATATTACATAACGTTGACATTCATTGACTTAGATTGTGTTTgagtagtgagatattttgagatattttgtaaataataattaaaaaaataatgataaaatattaaatagtagtgaataataataaaaatatataaataataataataaaataataaatagtaataagatattttcaaaataccTGAAAATGTCTTGACACTAAAACTAATAAgttattgaattttattatttagctaaataaatattaaggatAATACTAGCCATACCGCTCTCAACTTCTATTGAGAGCTACCGCTAGTctgcttctttatttttttgtttatttttgttttttgttttttttacttcttgattaaggaagtgtttgttttaatgatgttgtgaatttttttaaaatatttaaaagtgttaaaaaaatacatgtaaaaaaaaactaaaaataaacataccaAAATAACAAGTGGGAACCAGCGGTGGTTGTAGTGCCGCCctaaaaattaaggaaaataatattttcaccaATAGTTTTTACAGTTCGTTGTTACtgctaaaattttaatttaattttattcttacttggtgattaagaaaatattttttaataatattgtaaattttttatttttttttaaaaaaaattacaagtataaaaaaatacatataaaaaattaaaaaaaaattatacctaATAGCTCCAATGGGAGCTGGTGGACGTAGCACCGTCCAAATATTAGAgccacaaaagaaaattaaaaaataaataaatgattggCACCGACTTGGAACTTTGAAAGTAGGACTGATTTggtaatttcataaaaaagcAGGGTCATATATTGTAATAACTCCAAAGTCTAAAGTGAATGTGTCAGTCAGTACAATTCCTTTATTCTCACCCTCACTCTCTCTGTCTGTGAGAGAAGCTGCTGCAACCACATGTTCAGCTTCAGTTTCACACacctcaagaagaagaagaatggaacAGAGAATTTGCAACTCTCCCTGCCTTTTGCTCTTCATTCTCtcttgttgttttcttcttatcTCTTTTCCAGCATCTGTCCAAGCTTACAAGAACTACACTGTGGGTGATTCTTTGGGTTGGTACGACACTCTTGAGAAACCCTCTGTCAATTACCAGAAATGGGCTGCCGGCAAGAGTTTCAGCCTCGGAGATTTCCTCAGTATGCTTTCTGTCTTTGTATTTGGAGTTTTGCTCTTTTTTGGGTTCCAGCTTTCTTTGCTTGTGTTTGCTCATTTACTGCATTTTCGGTGTTGGTTTCTCGTTTCAGTCATGCCAGAAACTTTGTTCATTTTAAGTCGATCTGTTGAATCTTTAACATTTTGGGCTAAGGAATAATCAAATGGTTCTTAATCATCTGAATTTTTCTGTAATTGTTGTGAGATTGAGACCATCTTGATTTTTCAAGTTCGTCTCTTTGATCCCATTTTGCAAGTTAATTATGCTGCTTTTTCTATGCTTTGACTGACAGAACTCCCCATCAAATGAAATGGAGTATTATGAAAAGCtaacaaataattattcaatcatCTTATGACATAACTTATAATTAGGATCTAGATCTTTAGGGTCTTGAACGAGAGAGAAATGGACACAAAAATATggatttcatatcatttattaattatttaatattgtctGAGAAAGTTGTGGGATCATCATATATGCGTTTTTGTGGCTTTCTCTCTTTTACTTTAATTTCTAGAGCTTGTCTCATTTGTTATTGCAGacgagatgagttgaaataaaagttaaaagtagaataaaatattgttagaatatattttttatattttttttgttttggaatatgagaaagttaaatttttaattttattttgtatgaaaatttagaaaaattataatgattagataaaatgagaataattaCGAGAGAGTCTCTAGGATCATAACTTCTTctaaattcaattataaaatataaaaatatgataaatattttttttcatataaaaatacgAGCACTAGCTCAAAAATATCTAACAGAACATCCGTATGCGATAATTGTTATAGTTTTCTAGAACATGTGTTGTTCCTTTTCCCACTACAAGTAACATAGAAGTCAGTGGAAAAGTGAAAgccaaagaaaaaggaagcaTTAAGATAAGGACGTTTTATATATGCCATTGGTCTTTTCGCCACAGCTGCATCATCTTGCATACTCTTTTACAGTGATTGGCATTATATTCAGCTGCAGTGTACTACTGGCCATAGGCTTTTTCTATGTTTACTTTCTCTTCCTccattttcagatttaaaaaaaaaaaaaaaaaaaatctgcaaagaTGGAGTTtgcatattaaatatatatgggTTTGTCAGCAAAccctttgttttatttcttgtcttttggTAGGTGATTGTCAGCAAACCCAATCAGACCTTTTAATGCAAAAAAAACtgcaattattttattattgctaGTTTTTCTCAGTGACCAAACACATGCAATGTTATTTATAATGGAAATGGCTTGCttcctatttatttttcttccatctCCTTCCCATTATGATCTCTGTCAAAAAAGATATCTACTCCAAAGTATCAGGCCAAGAATATTTAATTCCATAATGAAGATAGGTGTGACACTAAAGTCTAATGGACATTACTCTATTCTCATTTGATTCAACTTCATTTGAATGAACGTTTCCACACATTTAGGAATTTTACATTCTGTATGATAGATAGTTCATGCATGTTCGTTTTGTGAATGCAGTTTTCAACACGGACAATAATCATTCTGTTATCCAAACATATAACGTGACCACCTACAAACTTTGTGATTATGAGGATGCTCAAGAAGACGACACAATCCAATGGTCGGATGCGAATCCATCCTCCACCAGCCCACATCCGGTCTCGGTGGCAGTTCCACTTCTCAAAGAAGGGATGACATATTTCTTTTCTAGTGATTATGATGGCGAGCAATGCAATAATGGCCAGCATTTGATGATTAATGTGACTCATGGAAAAGGGTTGCCAAAGAGTTTGCAAAACCCTGCTGAAGAATCCCCGGGACCGATAAGTCAAAATGCCGGTGATGATGAATCAGCGCCGGATACGATTGTtccttcaaatttcaataacCCGAATGAAGAAAATGCTGATAGTGAACCATCTGGATCTGTTTCATTGTCAATGCATTGGAAGCTCAAAGACAGGACACTAAATGGGATTTTGGCTTTGTTAGTACTGTTTTCTTAGTTATCATAAGTTTgagtttctttcattttatttaaatttgtttatttgtttggctttaatttttatatcctTACCTAGTGTTTGTATGATGGgggatttattttaatattgtagagcaaataagtaaaaaaaagatAGTATTATTATCAGCTTTTCTTCTGTTCTGGTTTGCAGGGTTGCCATTATGTACTAATTATCACTCTCGCCTTGTTAGAAATTcagaaagtgttttatctcatctcatctcgtcattataatttttttaaattttataaaaaaataataaacaatttaatttttttcaaattttaaaataataataatattaaaaaataatattttaacaatattatttttaactttcatattttatctaaaattattttatctcatctcttatcTGAATTTAAACTAGCTCACAGGATTTGATAGAAAAAGCAAAATGGGcaaatgatatgatatgaatattgGGAAGTCAATGACAATGGATTTAAACGAGCACATGAATCCAAACTAACTCCAGCTCTGATAGAAAAAGGCAAAATGGGCAAATGCTATGAATATTGGGAAGTCAATGGCAATGGATTGAAAGGAGCACATGGATGAGTTGGTTGGGGGTTTCCAAAATTGAAattatgcttctttttttttttttttattgtagtgGTTGTGTTTTGTCaagtaaattaattatatcTGTAATTTGGTAGGTAAAGTTATCAAATCACAAATGTTACTATCCCTACTCGAACTTCTCAAGTAAGTTGTGCAATTATTGCCATCATCACCGATATTCGTTCAAAAATGTATTCCTAAAAACCTTATTTTTATTGAACAAATCTCAACCTCCTTAAGTTTGGAGGAGGTTTGGATACgataaaaattatctcaacttatctcattttatttaattattataattttttaaaattttgaaacaaaatatagtaagcaatttaattttttacaaattttaaaataaaagtaatattaaaaaataatattttatttaattttaatcttaactaatctcatttcaactctATAGATATTTTCAAAGAATGTTATTGTTGGAAGCGGTAatttaatgagatgatatgttataataagatgaaaatactATAAGTTTATGTTAATGCATGAAAAATTGCTCAATAGATcgaaaggggagaaagagtcattcctgACCCGCTGTGACAATTTGGGCCTCAATCAATATTGTTTGGTGCCCCGTGAGTGTCCGGTGCGGCTATATGGTATTGATACGTATATCTATGgcagtgaataaaaaataagtgcaaaaaaatagagaaaataagacataaatttacgtggttc
This window contains:
- the LOC121241553 gene encoding cucumber peeling cupredoxin-like, which codes for MEQRICNSPCLLLFILSCCFLLISFPASVQAYKNYTVGDSLGWYDTLEKPSVNYQKWAAGKSFSLGDFLIFNTDNNHSVIQTYNVTTYKLCDYEDAQEDDTIQWSDANPSSTSPHPVSVAVPLLKEGMTYFFSSDYDGEQCNNGQHLMINVTHGKGLPKSLQNPAEESPGPISQNAGDDESAPDTIVPSNFNNPNEENADSEPSGSVSLSMHWKLKDRTLNGILALLVLFS